GCCGGTGAGCACGCTGAGTCGGTCTGCTACTTGCTGACCACCGCCTTCACCGAAGATGTTCATCACACTTCCGTCAGGCATCGTCATGCCAGCCATATTTTCAATCACACCCGTGACGCGCTGGCGAGTTTGCTGGGAGATGGAACCAGCGCGCTCAGCAACCTCCGCAGCTGCTGCCTGTGGTGTCGTGACGATCAGGAGTTCGGCATTTGGTACGAGCTGAGCGACGGTGATCGCAACGTCACCAGTTCCAGGAGGAAGGTCCATGAAGAGGACATCCAGATCGCCCCAGAACACGTCTGCTAGGAACTGCTGGATAGCGCGGTGCAGCATTGGACCACGCCACACTACAGGCGCGTTGCCTTCGACGAACTGGCCGATCGAGATATGGCGCACATCGTGAGCGATCGGAGGCATGATCATGTCTTCCACCATGGTCGGCTGTTGGTCCTCGGATCCCATCAAGCCAGGAACAGAGTGGCCATAGATGTCAGCGTCGACGATACCGACCTTCAGGCCTCGCTTGGCCATGGCAGTAGCAAGGTTGACCGTCATCGAAGACTTGCCCACACCGCCCTTGCCGGAAGCTACTGCGAAGATGCGCGTGGTACTTCCGGGCTGCGCAAACGGAATTACAGGTTCGCTGTGATCACCACGCAGCTTTTGGCGCAGTGCCTTGCGCTGTTCGTCGCTCATGGCGTCCATGGTGACGGATACACTACCCACTCCGTCGAGTTCTTCTAGCACAGCGCGGGTGTTGCCCTCGATGGTGTCTCGCATCGGGCAACCAGCGATGGTGAGGTAGATTTCAACAGCTACATCACTGCCATCGATCTGGACGGATTTGACCATATCCAGCTCGGTGATGGGCTTTCCGATTTCGGGGTCCTCTACGCGGGAAAGCGCGCTGCGAACAGCGGATTCAGTCAAAGTACTCATATGGGTTTCTAGTATAGTCTGGCCGAAATTGTGCGAAACCTAATGATGCACATCGCCCTGGATCGGTGCGGAAAGATCAGCGACGGAGTCATTGTCCTCGGCGGCTGCGTCGTCGAGCTTTGCCTCGACACGTTCGAGCAAACTCTTCACGTCCTCTAGCTCTTTG
The Corynebacterium breve genome window above contains:
- a CDS encoding Mrp/NBP35 family ATP-binding protein — translated: MSTLTESAVRSALSRVEDPEIGKPITELDMVKSVQIDGSDVAVEIYLTIAGCPMRDTIEGNTRAVLEELDGVGSVSVTMDAMSDEQRKALRQKLRGDHSEPVIPFAQPGSTTRIFAVASGKGGVGKSSMTVNLATAMAKRGLKVGIVDADIYGHSVPGLMGSEDQQPTMVEDMIMPPIAHDVRHISIGQFVEGNAPVVWRGPMLHRAIQQFLADVFWGDLDVLFMDLPPGTGDVAITVAQLVPNAELLIVTTPQAAAAEVAERAGSISQQTRQRVTGVIENMAGMTMPDGSVMNIFGEGGGQQVADRLSVLTGAKVPLLGSVPLDPELRVHGDEGTPLSVSSPESPAAQAVNAIVDKLIVRKDSLAGRSLNLGVTRK